A part of Miscanthus floridulus cultivar M001 chromosome 6, ASM1932011v1, whole genome shotgun sequence genomic DNA contains:
- the LOC136457892 gene encoding beta-1,2-xylosyltransferase XYXT1-like, with the protein MGGDPGKVIKNMKGAAQKYLGVGFLLGFFLVLLTYFTVSEQFAITAPNAVRRASPGHAHPSSSPITPAVEENRQQAPVIEEKPPKAVPAPEEKPPKAEHEAQENPPRVEVEEPHAETEEDQQKPVSGDDDGRSSSSIVGGDGIATESAPAKKPACDIQGPWAADVCDIDGDVRIHGSAGTILIAPSIESGGGNPNPQEWRIRPYSRKHQAGIKEVTVRELASAADAPACEVRSPVPALVLAMGGLTGNYWHDFSDIMIPLYLQAARFKGEVQLVVENIQPWYVGKYRAILGRLSRHAVVNMDRDDRVRCFPGAVVGIRMHKEFSIDPAREPRGHSMPEFTAFLRETFSLPRAAPTRLTGADGEEDERVKPRMMIISRRHPRKLVNVDDVVSLARRVGFEVVIGDPPFNVDVGEFAKEVNAVDVLVGVHGAGLTNSLFLPTGAVFIQINPYGKMEHIGEVDFGIPAVDMGLKYIAYSAGVEESTLVDTLGRDHPAVRDPESIHRSGWGKVAEYYLGKQDIRLDLQRFEPVLRKAMQLLRE; encoded by the exons ATGGGCGGCGACCCGGGGAAGGTCATCAAGAACATGAAGGGCGCGGCGCAGAAGTACCTCGGCGTTGGCTTCCTGCTCGGCTTCTTCCTCGTGCTCCTCACCTACTTCACCGTGTCCGAGCAGTTCGCGATCACGGCGCCCAACG CTGTTCGGAGGGCATCGCCGGGGCACGCGCACCCTTCGTCGTCGCCGATCACCCCGGCCGTTGAAGAGAACAGGCAGCAGGCCCCTGTCATAG AGGAGAAGCCACCCAAGGCAGTGCCTGCACCAGAAGAGAAGCCTCCAAAGGCAGAGCACGAGGCCCAAGAGAATCCCCCACGCGTTGAAGTTGAAGAGCCCCACGCTGAAACAGAGGAGGACCAGCAGAAGCCTGTCTCAG GTGATGATGATGGTAGGAGCAGTAGTAGTATCGTCGGCGGCGATGGCATCGCCACGGAGAGTGCTCCGGCGAAGAAGCCGGCGTGCGACATCCAGGGCCCGTGGGCGGCCGACGTGTGCGACATCGACGGCGACGTGCGGATCCACGGCTCCGCGGGCACCATCCTGATCGCGCCGTCCATCGAGAGCGGCGGCGGCAACCCGAACCCGCAGGAGTGGCGCATCCGCCCTTACTCCCGGAAGCACCAGGCCGGGATCAAGGAGGTGACGGTGCGCGAGCTGGCGTCGGCCGCCGACGCGCCGGCGTGCGAGGTGCGCTCCCCCGTGCCGGCGCTGGTGCTGGCCATGGGCGGGCTGACGGGCAACTACTGGCACGACTTCAGCGACATCATGATCCCGCTCTACCTCCAGGCGGCGCGGTTCAAGGGCGAGGTGCAGCTCGTCGTGGAGAACATCCAGCCGTGGTACGTCGGCAAGTACcgtgccatcctggggcggctgtcgcgGCACGCCGTCGTGAACATGGACCGGGACGACCGCGTGCGGTGCTTCCCGGGCGCCGTGGTGGGGATCCGCATGCACAAGGAGTTCAGCATCGACCCGGCGCGGGAGCCACGGGGCCACTCCATGCCGGAGTTCACCGCGTTCCTCCGCGAGACCTTCTccctcccgcgcgccgcgccgacGAGGCTGACGGGCGCCgacggcgaggaggacgagcggGTGAAGCCCCGGATGATGATCATCTCGCGGCGGCACCCGCGGAAGCTGGTGAACGTGGACGACGTGGTGTCCCTGGCGCGCCGCGTCGGGTTCGAGGTCGTCATCGGGGACCCGCCCTTCAACGTCGACGTCGGGGAGTTCGCGAAGGAGGTGAACGCCGTGGACGTGCTGGTGGGCGTGCACGGCGCCGGGCTGACCAACTCGCTGTTCCTCCCCACGGGCGCCGTGTTCATCCAGATCAACCCGTACGGCAAGATGGAGCACATCGGGGAGGTGGACTTCGGCATCCCCGCCGTGGACATGGGGCTCAAGTACATCGCCTACTCCGCCGGCGTGGAGGAGAGCACGCTGGTGGACACGCTGGGGCGCGACCACCCGGCCGTCAGGGACCCGGAGTCCATCCACCGGAGCGGGTGGGGGAAGGTGGCCGAGTACTACCTCGGGAAGCAGGACATCCGGCTGGACCTCCAGCGGTTCGAGCCCGTGCTCCGCAAGGCCATGCAGCTGCTCAGGGAGTAG
- the LOC136457893 gene encoding beta-1,2-xylosyltransferease XAX1-like isoform X1: MAFLVQHGKSRAVGARKPRHGTRAAARSPTKLELRHRQLAVRLLAACLLAPVLCICAPRLFSVVLPSQLSPGNGVYPLAEGSSDDTEGAGTSRILEKGFVDDRRRLQEPSARVPARLGADPVRGSPELDIGVESSNSMHITDLDNKSGMKGLTISSTNASSPPENSVMSSRQSAVTDIEVPKPKSKIYCDDKSKDEGFPYARPIICQMSGDVRVSPESASVALITPMQQGEEGRRVTPYARKDESLLPLVREVVIRAVASENDAPKCSISHDVPAVIFSVGGYTRNFFHDMSDVLIPLYLTSFQYKGRVKFFITDYKQWWVQKYKPVLRRLSHHDIIDFDSNKDVHCFQHVSVGLTRDRDLILRPHSTRNPKGYSMLDFTRFLRHSYGLKRDRPLVLGEQPGKKPRMLIISRRGTRKLLNLRQVAATSRALGFDVIVSEARGNLKRFATMVNSCDVLLAVHGAGLTNQVFLPPQAVVLQIVPWGKMDWMATNFYGQPARGMNLRYLEYHVSEQESSLAQRYPRDHLVFKDPMAIHGQGWNALADIFMAQDVKLNIRRFRPTLLQVLDLLQV; encoded by the exons ATGGCGTTCCTGGTGCAGCACGGCAAGAGCAGAGCCGTCGGCGCGAGGAAGCCGAGGCACGGCACCAGGGCCGCCGCCAGGAGCCCGACCAAGCTGGAGCTCAGGCACAGGCAGCTCGCCGTCAGGCTTCTCGCGGCGTGCCTCCTCGCCCCGGTGCTCTGCATCTGCGCGCCCAGGCTCTTCTCCGTCGTCCTGCCATCACAACTCTCGC CTGGCAATGGAGTTTATCCTCTTGCCGAGGGAAGCTCTGACGATACTGAAGGTGCGGGGACATCAAGAATCCTTGAG AAGGGCTTTGTGGACGACAGACGTCGACTTCAAGAGCCCAGTGCTCGGGTTCCTGCAAGATTGGGTGCTGATCCTGTCAGGGGTTCACCGGAATTAG ATATTGGAGTTGAAAGCAGCAACTCCATGCATATAACAGATTTGGATAATAAATCAGGAATGAAGGGGTTGACTATATCTTCAACAAACGCTAGTTCCCCACCCGAAAACTCTGTCATGAGTTCCCGACAATCAG CAGTTACAGATATTGAAGTTCCAAAGCCTAAGAGCAAGATATACTGTGACGACAAGAGTAAAGATGAGGGCTTCCCTTATGCAAGGCCAATCATCTGCCAAATGTCTGGTGATGTGCGAGTTTCTCCTGAAAGCGCATCAGTTGCTCTTATTACGCCAATGCAACAAGGCGAGGAAGGGCGGCGGGTTACGCCATATGCTCGCAAGGACGAATCCTTGCTACCTCTTGTAAGAGAAGTGGTCATCAGAGCAGTTGCAAGTGAAAATGATGCTCCCAAATGCAGCATCAGCCATGATGTCCCAGCAGTTATCTTCTCAGTTGGTGGCTATACCAGAAACTTCTTCCACGACATGTCAGATGTGCTGATCCCGCTATATCTAACTTCCTTTCAATATAAAGGACGGGTAAAATTCTTCATTACCGACTACAAGCAGTGGTGGGTTCAGAAGTATAAACCGGTGCTACGGAGGCTATCGCATCATGACATAATTGATTTTGACTCTAACAAGGATGTCCACTGTTTTCAGCATGTAAGCGTCGGCCTGACAAGGGATAGGGATCTCATCCTTCGGCCACATTCCACGAGAAACCCAAAGGGGTACTCGATGCTTGACTTCACAAGGTTCTTGCGCCACTCATATGGCCTCAAAAGGGACAGGCCATTGGTCCTTGGTGAGCAGCCTGGCAAGAAACCAAGAATGCTGATCATATCAAGGCGAGGCACGAGGAAGCTCCTGAACCTTCGCCAAGTGGCAGCCACATCAAGGGCGCTAGGCTTTGACGTGATCGTCTCCGAGGCCAGGGGAAACTTGAAGAGGTTTGCAACAATGGTGAACTCGTGCGACGTGCTCCTAGCAGTCCATGGCGCCGGCCTCACCAACCAGGTCTTTCTCCCACCACAGGCGGTGGTGCTCCAGATAGTTCCATGGGGGAAGATGGACTGGATGGCCACCAACTTCTACGGGCAGCCAGCGCGTGGCATGAACCTGAGGTACCTGGAGTACCACGTCTCCGAACAAGAGAGCAGCCTTGCTCAGAGGTACCCAAGAGACCACTTGGTGTTCAAGGATCCCATGGCAATCCATGGTCAAGGATGGAATGCATTGGCAGACATTTTTATGGCACAGGATGTGAAACTGAATATCAGGAGATTCAGGCCTACACTTTTACAGGTTCTGGACCTTCTTCAGGTCTAG
- the LOC136457893 gene encoding beta-1,2-xylosyltransferease XAX1-like isoform X3, whose protein sequence is MAFLVQHGKSRAVGARKPRHGTRAAARSPTKLELRHRQLAVRLLAACLLAPVLCICAPRLFSVVLPSQLSPGNGVYPLAEGSSDDTEGAGTSRILEKGFVDDRRRLQEPSARVPARLGADPVRGSPELDIGVESSNSMHITDLDNKSGMKGLTISSTNASSPPENSVMSSRQSVTDIEVPKPKSKIYCDDKSKDEGFPYARPIICQMSGDVRVSPESASVALITPMQQGEEGRRVTPYARKDESLLPLVREVVIRAVASENDAPKCSISHDVPAVIFSVGGYTRNFFHDMSDVLIPLYLTSFQYKGRVKFFITDYKQWWVQKYKPVLRRLSHHDIIDFDSNKDVHCFQHVSVGLTRDRDLILRPHSTRNPKGYSMLDFTRFLRHSYGLKRDRPLVLGEQPGKKPRMLIISRRGTRKLLNLRQVAATSRALGFDVIVSEARGNLKRFATMVNSCDVLLAVHGAGLTNQVFLPPQAVVLQIVPWGKMDWMATNFYGQPARGMNLRYLEYHVSEQESSLAQRYPRDHLVFKDPMAIHGQGWNALADIFMAQDVKLNIRRFRPTLLQVLDLLQV, encoded by the exons ATGGCGTTCCTGGTGCAGCACGGCAAGAGCAGAGCCGTCGGCGCGAGGAAGCCGAGGCACGGCACCAGGGCCGCCGCCAGGAGCCCGACCAAGCTGGAGCTCAGGCACAGGCAGCTCGCCGTCAGGCTTCTCGCGGCGTGCCTCCTCGCCCCGGTGCTCTGCATCTGCGCGCCCAGGCTCTTCTCCGTCGTCCTGCCATCACAACTCTCGC CTGGCAATGGAGTTTATCCTCTTGCCGAGGGAAGCTCTGACGATACTGAAGGTGCGGGGACATCAAGAATCCTTGAG AAGGGCTTTGTGGACGACAGACGTCGACTTCAAGAGCCCAGTGCTCGGGTTCCTGCAAGATTGGGTGCTGATCCTGTCAGGGGTTCACCGGAATTAG ATATTGGAGTTGAAAGCAGCAACTCCATGCATATAACAGATTTGGATAATAAATCAGGAATGAAGGGGTTGACTATATCTTCAACAAACGCTAGTTCCCCACCCGAAAACTCTGTCATGAGTTCCCGACAATCAG TTACAGATATTGAAGTTCCAAAGCCTAAGAGCAAGATATACTGTGACGACAAGAGTAAAGATGAGGGCTTCCCTTATGCAAGGCCAATCATCTGCCAAATGTCTGGTGATGTGCGAGTTTCTCCTGAAAGCGCATCAGTTGCTCTTATTACGCCAATGCAACAAGGCGAGGAAGGGCGGCGGGTTACGCCATATGCTCGCAAGGACGAATCCTTGCTACCTCTTGTAAGAGAAGTGGTCATCAGAGCAGTTGCAAGTGAAAATGATGCTCCCAAATGCAGCATCAGCCATGATGTCCCAGCAGTTATCTTCTCAGTTGGTGGCTATACCAGAAACTTCTTCCACGACATGTCAGATGTGCTGATCCCGCTATATCTAACTTCCTTTCAATATAAAGGACGGGTAAAATTCTTCATTACCGACTACAAGCAGTGGTGGGTTCAGAAGTATAAACCGGTGCTACGGAGGCTATCGCATCATGACATAATTGATTTTGACTCTAACAAGGATGTCCACTGTTTTCAGCATGTAAGCGTCGGCCTGACAAGGGATAGGGATCTCATCCTTCGGCCACATTCCACGAGAAACCCAAAGGGGTACTCGATGCTTGACTTCACAAGGTTCTTGCGCCACTCATATGGCCTCAAAAGGGACAGGCCATTGGTCCTTGGTGAGCAGCCTGGCAAGAAACCAAGAATGCTGATCATATCAAGGCGAGGCACGAGGAAGCTCCTGAACCTTCGCCAAGTGGCAGCCACATCAAGGGCGCTAGGCTTTGACGTGATCGTCTCCGAGGCCAGGGGAAACTTGAAGAGGTTTGCAACAATGGTGAACTCGTGCGACGTGCTCCTAGCAGTCCATGGCGCCGGCCTCACCAACCAGGTCTTTCTCCCACCACAGGCGGTGGTGCTCCAGATAGTTCCATGGGGGAAGATGGACTGGATGGCCACCAACTTCTACGGGCAGCCAGCGCGTGGCATGAACCTGAGGTACCTGGAGTACCACGTCTCCGAACAAGAGAGCAGCCTTGCTCAGAGGTACCCAAGAGACCACTTGGTGTTCAAGGATCCCATGGCAATCCATGGTCAAGGATGGAATGCATTGGCAGACATTTTTATGGCACAGGATGTGAAACTGAATATCAGGAGATTCAGGCCTACACTTTTACAGGTTCTGGACCTTCTTCAGGTCTAG
- the LOC136457893 gene encoding beta-1,2-xylosyltransferease XAX1-like isoform X2, translating to MAFLVQHGKSRAVGARKPRHGTRAAARSPTKLELRHRQLAVRLLAACLLAPVLCICAPRLFSVVLPSQLSPGNGVYPLAEGSSDDTEAAGALTSLQKGFVDDRRRLQEPSARVPARLGADPVRGSPELDIGVESSNSMHITDLDNKSGMKGLTISSTNASSPPENSVMSSRQSAVTDIEVPKPKSKIYCDDKSKDEGFPYARPIICQMSGDVRVSPESASVALITPMQQGEEGRRVTPYARKDESLLPLVREVVIRAVASENDAPKCSISHDVPAVIFSVGGYTRNFFHDMSDVLIPLYLTSFQYKGRVKFFITDYKQWWVQKYKPVLRRLSHHDIIDFDSNKDVHCFQHVSVGLTRDRDLILRPHSTRNPKGYSMLDFTRFLRHSYGLKRDRPLVLGEQPGKKPRMLIISRRGTRKLLNLRQVAATSRALGFDVIVSEARGNLKRFATMVNSCDVLLAVHGAGLTNQVFLPPQAVVLQIVPWGKMDWMATNFYGQPARGMNLRYLEYHVSEQESSLAQRYPRDHLVFKDPMAIHGQGWNALADIFMAQDVKLNIRRFRPTLLQVLDLLQV from the exons ATGGCGTTCCTGGTGCAGCACGGCAAGAGCAGAGCCGTCGGCGCGAGGAAGCCGAGGCACGGCACCAGGGCCGCCGCCAGGAGCCCGACCAAGCTGGAGCTCAGGCACAGGCAGCTCGCCGTCAGGCTTCTCGCGGCGTGCCTCCTCGCCCCGGTGCTCTGCATCTGCGCGCCCAGGCTCTTCTCCGTCGTCCTGCCATCACAACTCTCGC CTGGCAATGGAGTTTATCCTCTTGCCGAGGGAAGCTCTGACGATACTGAAG CGGCTGGAGCTCTGACCTCCTTGCAGAAGGGCTTTGTGGACGACAGACGTCGACTTCAAGAGCCCAGTGCTCGGGTTCCTGCAAGATTGGGTGCTGATCCTGTCAGGGGTTCACCGGAATTAG ATATTGGAGTTGAAAGCAGCAACTCCATGCATATAACAGATTTGGATAATAAATCAGGAATGAAGGGGTTGACTATATCTTCAACAAACGCTAGTTCCCCACCCGAAAACTCTGTCATGAGTTCCCGACAATCAG CAGTTACAGATATTGAAGTTCCAAAGCCTAAGAGCAAGATATACTGTGACGACAAGAGTAAAGATGAGGGCTTCCCTTATGCAAGGCCAATCATCTGCCAAATGTCTGGTGATGTGCGAGTTTCTCCTGAAAGCGCATCAGTTGCTCTTATTACGCCAATGCAACAAGGCGAGGAAGGGCGGCGGGTTACGCCATATGCTCGCAAGGACGAATCCTTGCTACCTCTTGTAAGAGAAGTGGTCATCAGAGCAGTTGCAAGTGAAAATGATGCTCCCAAATGCAGCATCAGCCATGATGTCCCAGCAGTTATCTTCTCAGTTGGTGGCTATACCAGAAACTTCTTCCACGACATGTCAGATGTGCTGATCCCGCTATATCTAACTTCCTTTCAATATAAAGGACGGGTAAAATTCTTCATTACCGACTACAAGCAGTGGTGGGTTCAGAAGTATAAACCGGTGCTACGGAGGCTATCGCATCATGACATAATTGATTTTGACTCTAACAAGGATGTCCACTGTTTTCAGCATGTAAGCGTCGGCCTGACAAGGGATAGGGATCTCATCCTTCGGCCACATTCCACGAGAAACCCAAAGGGGTACTCGATGCTTGACTTCACAAGGTTCTTGCGCCACTCATATGGCCTCAAAAGGGACAGGCCATTGGTCCTTGGTGAGCAGCCTGGCAAGAAACCAAGAATGCTGATCATATCAAGGCGAGGCACGAGGAAGCTCCTGAACCTTCGCCAAGTGGCAGCCACATCAAGGGCGCTAGGCTTTGACGTGATCGTCTCCGAGGCCAGGGGAAACTTGAAGAGGTTTGCAACAATGGTGAACTCGTGCGACGTGCTCCTAGCAGTCCATGGCGCCGGCCTCACCAACCAGGTCTTTCTCCCACCACAGGCGGTGGTGCTCCAGATAGTTCCATGGGGGAAGATGGACTGGATGGCCACCAACTTCTACGGGCAGCCAGCGCGTGGCATGAACCTGAGGTACCTGGAGTACCACGTCTCCGAACAAGAGAGCAGCCTTGCTCAGAGGTACCCAAGAGACCACTTGGTGTTCAAGGATCCCATGGCAATCCATGGTCAAGGATGGAATGCATTGGCAGACATTTTTATGGCACAGGATGTGAAACTGAATATCAGGAGATTCAGGCCTACACTTTTACAGGTTCTGGACCTTCTTCAGGTCTAG
- the LOC136457893 gene encoding beta-1,2-xylosyltransferease XAX1-like isoform X4 — MEFILLPREALTILKKGFVDDRRRLQEPSARVPARLGADPVRGSPELDIGVESSNSMHITDLDNKSGMKGLTISSTNASSPPENSVMSSRQSAVTDIEVPKPKSKIYCDDKSKDEGFPYARPIICQMSGDVRVSPESASVALITPMQQGEEGRRVTPYARKDESLLPLVREVVIRAVASENDAPKCSISHDVPAVIFSVGGYTRNFFHDMSDVLIPLYLTSFQYKGRVKFFITDYKQWWVQKYKPVLRRLSHHDIIDFDSNKDVHCFQHVSVGLTRDRDLILRPHSTRNPKGYSMLDFTRFLRHSYGLKRDRPLVLGEQPGKKPRMLIISRRGTRKLLNLRQVAATSRALGFDVIVSEARGNLKRFATMVNSCDVLLAVHGAGLTNQVFLPPQAVVLQIVPWGKMDWMATNFYGQPARGMNLRYLEYHVSEQESSLAQRYPRDHLVFKDPMAIHGQGWNALADIFMAQDVKLNIRRFRPTLLQVLDLLQV; from the exons ATGGAGTTTATCCTCTTGCCGAGGGAAGCTCTGACGATACTGAAG AAGGGCTTTGTGGACGACAGACGTCGACTTCAAGAGCCCAGTGCTCGGGTTCCTGCAAGATTGGGTGCTGATCCTGTCAGGGGTTCACCGGAATTAG ATATTGGAGTTGAAAGCAGCAACTCCATGCATATAACAGATTTGGATAATAAATCAGGAATGAAGGGGTTGACTATATCTTCAACAAACGCTAGTTCCCCACCCGAAAACTCTGTCATGAGTTCCCGACAATCAG CAGTTACAGATATTGAAGTTCCAAAGCCTAAGAGCAAGATATACTGTGACGACAAGAGTAAAGATGAGGGCTTCCCTTATGCAAGGCCAATCATCTGCCAAATGTCTGGTGATGTGCGAGTTTCTCCTGAAAGCGCATCAGTTGCTCTTATTACGCCAATGCAACAAGGCGAGGAAGGGCGGCGGGTTACGCCATATGCTCGCAAGGACGAATCCTTGCTACCTCTTGTAAGAGAAGTGGTCATCAGAGCAGTTGCAAGTGAAAATGATGCTCCCAAATGCAGCATCAGCCATGATGTCCCAGCAGTTATCTTCTCAGTTGGTGGCTATACCAGAAACTTCTTCCACGACATGTCAGATGTGCTGATCCCGCTATATCTAACTTCCTTTCAATATAAAGGACGGGTAAAATTCTTCATTACCGACTACAAGCAGTGGTGGGTTCAGAAGTATAAACCGGTGCTACGGAGGCTATCGCATCATGACATAATTGATTTTGACTCTAACAAGGATGTCCACTGTTTTCAGCATGTAAGCGTCGGCCTGACAAGGGATAGGGATCTCATCCTTCGGCCACATTCCACGAGAAACCCAAAGGGGTACTCGATGCTTGACTTCACAAGGTTCTTGCGCCACTCATATGGCCTCAAAAGGGACAGGCCATTGGTCCTTGGTGAGCAGCCTGGCAAGAAACCAAGAATGCTGATCATATCAAGGCGAGGCACGAGGAAGCTCCTGAACCTTCGCCAAGTGGCAGCCACATCAAGGGCGCTAGGCTTTGACGTGATCGTCTCCGAGGCCAGGGGAAACTTGAAGAGGTTTGCAACAATGGTGAACTCGTGCGACGTGCTCCTAGCAGTCCATGGCGCCGGCCTCACCAACCAGGTCTTTCTCCCACCACAGGCGGTGGTGCTCCAGATAGTTCCATGGGGGAAGATGGACTGGATGGCCACCAACTTCTACGGGCAGCCAGCGCGTGGCATGAACCTGAGGTACCTGGAGTACCACGTCTCCGAACAAGAGAGCAGCCTTGCTCAGAGGTACCCAAGAGACCACTTGGTGTTCAAGGATCCCATGGCAATCCATGGTCAAGGATGGAATGCATTGGCAGACATTTTTATGGCACAGGATGTGAAACTGAATATCAGGAGATTCAGGCCTACACTTTTACAGGTTCTGGACCTTCTTCAGGTCTAG
- the LOC136457893 gene encoding beta-1,2-xylosyltransferease XAX1-like isoform X5 has product MHTFLGGTLKKLTSFSVILPSIVIYNPNMTSADIGVESSNSMHITDLDNKSGMKGLTISSTNASSPPENSVMSSRQSAVTDIEVPKPKSKIYCDDKSKDEGFPYARPIICQMSGDVRVSPESASVALITPMQQGEEGRRVTPYARKDESLLPLVREVVIRAVASENDAPKCSISHDVPAVIFSVGGYTRNFFHDMSDVLIPLYLTSFQYKGRVKFFITDYKQWWVQKYKPVLRRLSHHDIIDFDSNKDVHCFQHVSVGLTRDRDLILRPHSTRNPKGYSMLDFTRFLRHSYGLKRDRPLVLGEQPGKKPRMLIISRRGTRKLLNLRQVAATSRALGFDVIVSEARGNLKRFATMVNSCDVLLAVHGAGLTNQVFLPPQAVVLQIVPWGKMDWMATNFYGQPARGMNLRYLEYHVSEQESSLAQRYPRDHLVFKDPMAIHGQGWNALADIFMAQDVKLNIRRFRPTLLQVLDLLQV; this is encoded by the exons ATGCACACATTCTTGGGAGGGACCTTAAAAAAGCTCACAAGTTTTTCTGTCATTCTACCTTCAATCGTTATTTACAATCCAAATATGACCTCTGCAGATATTGGAGTTGAAAGCAGCAACTCCATGCATATAACAGATTTGGATAATAAATCAGGAATGAAGGGGTTGACTATATCTTCAACAAACGCTAGTTCCCCACCCGAAAACTCTGTCATGAGTTCCCGACAATCAG CAGTTACAGATATTGAAGTTCCAAAGCCTAAGAGCAAGATATACTGTGACGACAAGAGTAAAGATGAGGGCTTCCCTTATGCAAGGCCAATCATCTGCCAAATGTCTGGTGATGTGCGAGTTTCTCCTGAAAGCGCATCAGTTGCTCTTATTACGCCAATGCAACAAGGCGAGGAAGGGCGGCGGGTTACGCCATATGCTCGCAAGGACGAATCCTTGCTACCTCTTGTAAGAGAAGTGGTCATCAGAGCAGTTGCAAGTGAAAATGATGCTCCCAAATGCAGCATCAGCCATGATGTCCCAGCAGTTATCTTCTCAGTTGGTGGCTATACCAGAAACTTCTTCCACGACATGTCAGATGTGCTGATCCCGCTATATCTAACTTCCTTTCAATATAAAGGACGGGTAAAATTCTTCATTACCGACTACAAGCAGTGGTGGGTTCAGAAGTATAAACCGGTGCTACGGAGGCTATCGCATCATGACATAATTGATTTTGACTCTAACAAGGATGTCCACTGTTTTCAGCATGTAAGCGTCGGCCTGACAAGGGATAGGGATCTCATCCTTCGGCCACATTCCACGAGAAACCCAAAGGGGTACTCGATGCTTGACTTCACAAGGTTCTTGCGCCACTCATATGGCCTCAAAAGGGACAGGCCATTGGTCCTTGGTGAGCAGCCTGGCAAGAAACCAAGAATGCTGATCATATCAAGGCGAGGCACGAGGAAGCTCCTGAACCTTCGCCAAGTGGCAGCCACATCAAGGGCGCTAGGCTTTGACGTGATCGTCTCCGAGGCCAGGGGAAACTTGAAGAGGTTTGCAACAATGGTGAACTCGTGCGACGTGCTCCTAGCAGTCCATGGCGCCGGCCTCACCAACCAGGTCTTTCTCCCACCACAGGCGGTGGTGCTCCAGATAGTTCCATGGGGGAAGATGGACTGGATGGCCACCAACTTCTACGGGCAGCCAGCGCGTGGCATGAACCTGAGGTACCTGGAGTACCACGTCTCCGAACAAGAGAGCAGCCTTGCTCAGAGGTACCCAAGAGACCACTTGGTGTTCAAGGATCCCATGGCAATCCATGGTCAAGGATGGAATGCATTGGCAGACATTTTTATGGCACAGGATGTGAAACTGAATATCAGGAGATTCAGGCCTACACTTTTACAGGTTCTGGACCTTCTTCAGGTCTAG